Proteins encoded by one window of Companilactobacillus ginsenosidimutans:
- a CDS encoding propanediol/glycerol family dehydratase large subunit codes for MKRQKRFEELEKRPVHEDGFVDEWPEEGFVAMDGPYDPKPSVKIENGEIVELDGKKKEDFDLIDSFIAKHSINKDTTEKVLAMDSQKIANMLCDPNVTRDKIIPITTGFTPAKAAEVIEQLNFVEMMMATQKMRPRKTPATQGHVTNIRDNPVLIAADAADAALRGFPEQETTTAVARYAPLNAISIMVGAQTGRPGVLSQCSVEESEELSLGMRGFTAYAETISVYGTEQVFTDGDDTPWSKGFLASCYASRGLKMRFTSGSGSEVMMGYAEKKSMLYLEARCIFITKGCGVQGLQNGAVSCIGIPGAVPSGIREVLGENLLCMAMDIECASGNDQAFSHSDIRRTERLLGQFLAGTDYISSGYSTVPNYDNTFAGSNMDATDYDDYYAMQRDLKVNGGLIPAKEEDIIKARNKAAKALQAVFKSLDLPEITDEEVEAATYAFSSKDMPDRNMVEDMKAAQDLMDRGVTGIDIIKGLYNGGFTDVAQAVLNLLQQRIAGDFLQTSAIFDKDWNVISAVNNTNDYNGPGTGYHIDDELWSKIIDIPMAINPADV; via the coding sequence TTGAAGAGACAAAAGAGATTTGAGGAATTGGAAAAAAGACCAGTTCATGAAGATGGATTTGTTGATGAATGGCCTGAAGAAGGTTTCGTTGCAATGGACGGACCTTATGATCCAAAGCCTAGCGTAAAAATTGAAAATGGTGAAATTGTTGAATTGGATGGTAAGAAAAAGGAAGACTTCGATTTAATCGATTCTTTCATTGCTAAACACTCAATCAACAAGGACACAACTGAAAAAGTTCTTGCTATGGATTCACAAAAGATTGCAAACATGCTTTGTGATCCTAATGTAACTCGTGACAAGATCATTCCTATTACTACCGGTTTTACACCTGCAAAGGCTGCCGAAGTAATTGAACAATTAAATTTCGTTGAAATGATGATGGCAACACAAAAGATGCGTCCACGTAAGACACCAGCAACACAAGGACACGTTACAAACATTCGTGATAACCCTGTTTTAATTGCTGCTGATGCTGCTGATGCTGCATTAAGAGGATTCCCAGAACAAGAAACAACAACTGCTGTTGCTCGTTATGCTCCACTTAATGCCATTTCAATCATGGTCGGTGCCCAAACTGGACGTCCTGGTGTTCTATCACAATGTTCAGTTGAGGAATCAGAGGAGTTGAGTTTAGGTATGCGTGGTTTCACTGCATATGCCGAAACAATTTCCGTTTATGGTACTGAACAAGTATTTACCGATGGTGATGATACACCTTGGTCTAAAGGATTCTTAGCATCATGTTATGCATCACGTGGACTTAAGATGCGTTTCACATCTGGTTCAGGTTCAGAAGTTATGATGGGATATGCTGAAAAGAAATCAATGCTATATCTTGAAGCTCGTTGTATTTTCATCACAAAAGGTTGTGGTGTTCAAGGTCTTCAAAATGGTGCTGTTTCATGTATCGGTATCCCAGGTGCCGTTCCTTCAGGTATTCGTGAAGTTCTAGGTGAAAACCTTCTATGTATGGCAATGGATATCGAATGTGCTTCTGGTAATGACCAAGCATTCTCACATTCAGACATTCGTAGAACTGAAAGATTATTGGGTCAATTCCTTGCCGGAACTGATTACATTTCATCAGGCTATTCAACTGTTCCTAACTACGATAATACTTTTGCTGGTTCAAACATGGATGCTACTGACTATGATGACTACTATGCTATGCAACGTGATTTGAAAGTTAATGGTGGACTAATTCCTGCTAAGGAAGAAGATATCATCAAGGCTAGAAATAAAGCTGCTAAAGCATTGCAAGCTGTATTCAAGTCATTAGATCTTCCTGAGATCACAGACGAAGAAGTCGAAGCTGCAACATATGCATTCAGTTCAAAAGATATGCCTGACCGTAACATGGTTGAAGATATGAAAGCTGCTCAAGATCTTATGGATCGTGGAGTAACTGGTATCGATATCATCAAAGGCCTTTACAATGGTGGATTCACTGACGTTGCACAAGCTGTTCTTAACTTGTTACAACAAAGAATTGCCGGTGACTTCCTACAAACTTCAGCTATCTTTGATAAGGATTGGAACGTTATCTCAGCTGTAAATAATACAAATGACTACAACGGTCCTGGTACTGGATATCATATTGATGACGAGCTATGGAGCAAGATCATCGATATTCCAATGGCAATTAATCCAGCAGATGTTTAA
- a CDS encoding BMC domain-containing protein — protein sequence MSESLGLVEVVGYSTAVYIADSMVKTADVQIQKVERARGDGWMTVYVTGDVGAVNASVQAGEDAAQKVGNFVSSRVIARPAGDLAEFSYANTGAPVAPETETEEEAESDKTEKAETKDQTNSTKPATTRRTRSTRNTRTNNTNNKKK from the coding sequence ATGAGTGAATCCCTTGGGTTAGTCGAAGTTGTTGGTTATTCAACAGCTGTGTACATTGCCGATTCAATGGTTAAAACCGCTGATGTTCAAATTCAAAAAGTTGAACGTGCTAGAGGAGACGGTTGGATGACAGTTTATGTCACAGGAGATGTTGGTGCTGTAAATGCCAGTGTACAAGCTGGTGAGGATGCAGCGCAAAAAGTTGGAAACTTCGTTTCTTCTAGAGTTATTGCCAGACCAGCTGGTGATTTAGCTGAATTCAGTTATGCAAATACTGGTGCACCTGTTGCCCCAGAAACAGAAACTGAAGAGGAAGCCGAATCAGATAAGACTGAAAAAGCAGAAACAAAAGACCAAACAAATTCAACAAAACCAGCAACAACTAGACGTACAAGAAGTACTAGAAACACAAGAACTAATAACACAAACAACAAGAAAAAATAA
- the pduB gene encoding propanediol utilization microcompartment protein PduB has product MQKPDENELVEKVLAQVLRNNVVDNKQKVGVSRLSSSINGVTEFIGIAPIGDTIGMAIANVDPELLKNLHVEHPYRSIGILSARTGGGPQIMSMDEAVKGTNTEAISVQMPRDTKGGAGHGSLILVGGDDVSDVRQAVNIALENVPKHFGDVYNTPAGHLELQYTARASQVCNLAFGAPEGKAYGLIAGAPAGIGVVMADVAMKAANVDALSFASPAHGTSFSNEGILHISGESGAVRQAVLSAREVGIKLLTQLGGTPTNDYPSYI; this is encoded by the coding sequence ATGCAGAAACCTGATGAAAACGAATTAGTGGAAAAAGTTCTAGCTCAGGTCTTAAGAAATAATGTAGTTGATAACAAACAGAAAGTAGGTGTGAGTCGCTTGAGTTCATCTATTAATGGAGTAACAGAATTTATCGGAATAGCTCCAATTGGTGACACTATTGGAATGGCAATTGCAAATGTTGATCCTGAATTACTAAAGAATTTGCATGTTGAACATCCATATAGATCAATTGGAATCCTATCCGCCAGAACTGGTGGCGGACCACAAATTATGTCAATGGATGAGGCAGTTAAGGGTACTAATACTGAAGCTATTAGTGTTCAAATGCCTCGTGATACAAAAGGTGGAGCAGGACATGGTTCCTTAATCCTTGTTGGTGGTGACGATGTCTCTGACGTTCGTCAAGCTGTCAACATTGCATTGGAAAATGTTCCAAAGCACTTCGGGGATGTTTATAACACTCCTGCAGGTCACTTGGAACTCCAATATACAGCACGTGCAAGTCAAGTATGTAATCTAGCCTTCGGTGCTCCTGAAGGTAAAGCATATGGACTAATTGCAGGTGCACCAGCTGGTATCGGTGTTGTTATGGCCGATGTAGCTATGAAAGCAGCTAATGTAGATGCACTTTCATTTGCTTCTCCAGCACACGGAACAAGTTTTTCAAACGAAGGTATTTTACACATTTCTGGTGAGTCAGGAGCTGTTAGACAAGCAGTTCTTTCTGCCCGTGAAGTTGGTATTAAATTACTAACACAACTCGGTGGTACACCAACTAATGATTACCCTTCATACATCTAA
- a CDS encoding BMC domain-containing protein, producing the protein MALEALGLVETRGLVPAIEAADAMLKAANVTLVGEQKVGHGLVTIMVRGDVGAVNASVDAGVSAAENIGEVTSNYVIPRPHEDVDKLIALETAKK; encoded by the coding sequence ATGGCACTCGAAGCCTTAGGTTTGGTAGAAACGAGAGGATTGGTCCCAGCTATTGAAGCAGCGGATGCAATGCTTAAAGCAGCTAACGTAACACTTGTTGGTGAGCAAAAAGTTGGACATGGACTAGTTACAATCATGGTTCGTGGTGATGTTGGTGCTGTTAACGCATCAGTTGATGCCGGAGTTTCAGCAGCTGAAAACATTGGTGAAGTTACATCAAATTATGTAATTCCAAGACCACATGAAGACGTTGATAAGCTAATTGCATTAGAAACTGCAAAGAAGTAG
- a CDS encoding diol dehydratase small subunit, with protein MTEINDLISKIVNNVQEEQANNSSNTTSNSQSAGTATAGKTMTAADYPFFQKHPDLVNAPTGKNVKEVTLEAAINGQLKPEDLRISPATLKAQGQIAASAGRPSIQSNFDRASELTAIPDERVLEMYGSLRPYRSSEQELLDMADELENKYNAKICANFVREAATEYKKRKKLKGDN; from the coding sequence ATGACAGAAATAAATGATTTAATTAGTAAAATTGTTAACAACGTTCAAGAAGAACAAGCTAACAACTCATCAAATACAACATCAAATTCTCAATCAGCCGGAACTGCAACTGCTGGTAAGACTATGACTGCTGCGGATTACCCATTTTTCCAAAAACACCCTGACTTAGTTAATGCCCCAACAGGTAAAAACGTTAAGGAAGTTACTTTGGAAGCCGCTATTAACGGTCAACTTAAACCAGAAGACTTACGTATTTCACCAGCTACGTTGAAAGCTCAAGGTCAAATTGCTGCGAGTGCTGGTAGACCATCAATTCAAAGCAACTTTGATCGTGCTTCTGAACTAACAGCTATTCCTGATGAACGTGTTTTGGAAATGTATGGTTCATTAAGACCATATCGTTCTTCAGAACAAGAATTGTTAGACATGGCCGACGAACTTGAAAACAAGTACAACGCAAAAATTTGTGCTAACTTCGTTCGTGAAGCTGCGACAGAATACAAAAAGCGCAAGAAGCTCAAAGGAGACAACTAG
- the pduL gene encoding phosphate propanoyltransferase, protein MNDEQLRTMIRRIISEELNNDDGGIPIGVSNHHIHLSEEDFATLFPGQKFELYRQLKQPADFAAKQTVDLIGPNGFQVSHVRLLGPARSHSQVEISRTEARELNIDAPIRLSGNLDGTPSITVKSPNAEIQVQGVIAAKRHIHMSLADADKYGLKYGDIVKVEIRSQDRKTIFEDVVARPRKDFVTEMHIDTDEANAANVQADTKAYIITDDQDK, encoded by the coding sequence ATGAATGACGAACAACTACGCACAATGATTCGCCGAATCATTAGCGAGGAATTAAATAATGACGATGGTGGAATTCCAATTGGTGTTTCAAACCATCATATTCACTTATCAGAAGAAGATTTTGCAACTTTATTCCCAGGTCAAAAGTTTGAATTGTATCGTCAATTGAAACAACCTGCTGACTTTGCTGCAAAGCAAACTGTTGATCTTATCGGACCTAACGGTTTCCAAGTTAGTCATGTAAGACTTCTTGGACCAGCAAGAAGCCACTCACAAGTTGAAATTTCACGTACAGAAGCTCGTGAATTGAATATCGATGCTCCTATTCGTTTATCAGGTAATCTTGATGGTACTCCATCAATTACTGTTAAATCACCAAACGCTGAAATTCAAGTTCAAGGTGTAATTGCTGCAAAGCGTCACATCCACATGAGTTTGGCTGATGCTGACAAGTATGGTCTTAAATACGGTGACATCGTCAAAGTTGAAATTAGATCACAAGATCGTAAGACAATTTTTGAAGATGTTGTTGCTAGACCTAGAAAAGATTTCGTTACTGAAATGCACATCGATACTGATGAAGCAAATGCTGCAAATGTACAAGCAGATACTAAGGCATACATCATTACTGATGATCAAGATAAATAG
- a CDS encoding EutN/CcmL family microcompartment protein — protein MYMGIVVGSVVSTQKAQSLIGKKLMIVQPIDSSKNPVRCEEVSIDTVGAGIGEAVLLVRGAAARISDTKNGPVRNEASDSAIVGIIDRFDK, from the coding sequence ATGTACATGGGAATTGTGGTTGGTAGTGTAGTTTCTACTCAAAAAGCCCAGTCATTGATCGGTAAGAAACTAATGATAGTTCAACCGATTGATAGTTCAAAAAATCCAGTACGTTGTGAAGAGGTGTCAATTGACACTGTCGGAGCTGGTATTGGTGAAGCTGTTCTATTGGTAAGAGGTGCAGCTGCAAGAATTTCAGATACAAAGAATGGCCCAGTCAGAAATGAAGCCAGTGATTCTGCAATTGTAGGAATAATCGATAGGTTTGATAAGTAG
- a CDS encoding glycerol dehydratase reactivase beta/small subunit family protein, which translates to MEINKPAIFIAKASDSEKFQTALYGIEEEGIPFREINDSDINNLSSMTTVEKAYQAALSSKLGVGLAYDDQYAYLHQKNLPAAEPLFKVSISKQESINHLGTNAARLVKGIPFKDIEEKGE; encoded by the coding sequence ATGGAAATTAACAAACCAGCCATTTTTATTGCGAAAGCTAGTGATTCAGAAAAATTTCAAACAGCCCTGTATGGAATCGAAGAGGAAGGAATTCCTTTCCGTGAAATCAACGATTCCGATATCAATAATCTTTCAAGCATGACAACAGTCGAGAAAGCGTATCAAGCTGCATTATCTTCAAAATTGGGCGTCGGTCTTGCTTATGATGATCAATATGCATATTTGCATCAAAAAAACCTTCCTGCTGCTGAACCACTTTTTAAAGTGTCAATCAGTAAGCAAGAAAGTATTAATCATCTAGGTACGAACGCCGCACGATTAGTAAAAGGTATTCCATTTAAAGACATAGAAGAAAAGGGTGAATAA
- a CDS encoding diol dehydratase reactivase subunit alpha: protein MERVIGVDIGNSSTEVVLAEISNDGSINFINSNIAETTGIKGTKQNMMGIRNSISGLLDKSDITIDQVDLIRINEATPVIGDVAMETITETVITESTMIGHNPKTPGGVGVGIGYTIDIRDLVDNGDSNKDYVVIVPKELDFGDVAKLINTYWKHGYSIKAAILQSDDGVLVDNRLDKTIPIVDEVAFIDKIPVNMLSAVEVADKGKVISQLSNPYGIATVFNLNSEETKNIVPVSRALIGNRSAVVIKTPKGDVKERVIPAGSITIHGKPMPKKVGLSGGADKIMDVVSSFDQIDNVTGEAGTNIGGMLERVRETMAKLTDKQMDQIDIQDLLAVNTSVPINVKGGLAGEFSMEQAVGIASMVKSDHLQMSMIADEMEKAFGVHVEIGGAEAQSAILGALTTPGTSAPMAILDLGAGSTDASIINPDGESVAIHLAGAGDMVSMIINSELGLDDIYLAEDIKKYPLAKVESLFFIRHEDGSVQFFDKALPGNLFAKTVVVKPDGFVPVPGDLNIEKIKTIRQTAKKRVFVENAIRALKHVSPTGNIRDIPFVVIVGGSALDFEIPQLVTDELSHYNLVAGRGNIRAIEGPRNAVATGLILSYAESLRNK, encoded by the coding sequence TTGGAAAGAGTAATTGGAGTCGACATAGGTAATTCATCTACCGAAGTTGTTCTAGCTGAAATTTCAAACGATGGGTCTATCAATTTCATTAATTCCAATATTGCAGAGACTACTGGTATCAAAGGTACCAAGCAGAACATGATGGGAATTAGAAACTCAATTAGTGGATTACTTGATAAAAGTGATATCACGATTGATCAAGTTGATTTGATAAGAATCAACGAAGCAACGCCTGTTATCGGGGATGTTGCTATGGAGACAATCACTGAAACTGTTATTACTGAATCAACAATGATTGGTCACAATCCTAAGACACCAGGTGGTGTCGGTGTAGGAATTGGTTACACAATTGATATTCGCGATTTGGTTGATAATGGTGACAGTAATAAAGATTATGTTGTTATCGTTCCGAAAGAATTAGATTTCGGGGATGTTGCCAAGTTAATCAATACATATTGGAAACATGGATACAGCATTAAAGCCGCAATTCTTCAATCAGATGATGGTGTACTAGTTGATAATCGATTAGACAAAACCATTCCGATTGTTGATGAGGTTGCCTTCATCGATAAGATACCGGTAAATATGTTGTCAGCAGTTGAAGTTGCCGACAAGGGTAAGGTTATTTCACAATTATCAAACCCTTATGGTATTGCAACTGTCTTCAACCTAAATTCTGAAGAAACAAAGAACATCGTTCCTGTATCTCGTGCCTTAATTGGTAACAGATCAGCCGTTGTTATTAAAACTCCAAAAGGTGACGTTAAAGAAAGAGTCATTCCAGCTGGTTCAATCACTATCCATGGTAAACCAATGCCTAAGAAAGTTGGTTTATCCGGTGGGGCTGACAAGATCATGGATGTCGTTTCATCCTTTGATCAAATCGATAACGTTACTGGTGAAGCTGGAACTAATATCGGTGGAATGCTTGAACGTGTTCGTGAAACAATGGCGAAGTTAACTGATAAGCAAATGGATCAAATTGATATCCAAGATTTATTAGCAGTTAATACTTCAGTTCCAATCAATGTTAAAGGTGGTCTAGCTGGTGAGTTCTCAATGGAACAAGCAGTTGGAATTGCATCAATGGTAAAATCCGATCATCTTCAGATGTCTATGATAGCTGATGAGATGGAAAAGGCTTTTGGTGTTCACGTTGAAATTGGTGGTGCGGAAGCTCAATCAGCCATTCTAGGTGCTTTAACAACACCCGGAACATCTGCCCCAATGGCCATTTTGGACTTGGGTGCTGGTTCGACAGATGCTTCAATAATTAATCCCGATGGTGAGTCGGTTGCGATTCACTTAGCTGGTGCAGGAGACATGGTCTCAATGATCATCAATTCTGAACTTGGACTAGATGACATTTACTTGGCAGAAGATATTAAAAAATATCCATTAGCAAAAGTTGAAAGTCTCTTCTTCATCCGCCACGAAGACGGAAGTGTTCAGTTCTTTGATAAGGCTCTACCTGGTAATTTATTTGCCAAGACAGTCGTCGTTAAACCAGATGGTTTTGTACCAGTACCTGGAGATCTAAATATTGAAAAAATCAAGACAATCAGACAAACAGCTAAGAAACGTGTATTCGTTGAAAATGCTATTCGAGCATTGAAACACGTTTCACCAACTGGAAATATTCGTGATATTCCATTTGTTGTAATCGTTGGGGGATCAGCTCTTGACTTTGAAATCCCACAATTAGTAACTGATGAATTGTCACATTACAACTTGGTTGCTGGACGTGGAAACATTCGTGCAATTGAAGGCCCACGTAACGCGGTTGCCACTGGATTGATCTTATCGTATGCGGAAAGTTTGAGGAATAAATAA
- a CDS encoding BMC domain-containing protein produces MMNNALGMIETKGLVGAIEAADAMVKAANVSLEGYEKIGSGLVTVIVRGDVGAVKAAVDAGTSSAEEVGEVVSSYVIPRPHADVEKILPNNK; encoded by the coding sequence ATTATGAATAACGCTTTAGGAATGATCGAAACAAAAGGTTTAGTAGGTGCTATTGAAGCAGCCGATGCAATGGTTAAGGCAGCTAATGTATCTCTTGAAGGATACGAAAAAATTGGTTCAGGTTTAGTAACAGTTATCGTTCGTGGTGACGTTGGTGCCGTTAAAGCAGCCGTTGACGCAGGTACATCATCAGCCGAAGAAGTCGGAGAAGTTGTATCAAGTTACGTAATCCCTCGTCCACACGCAGATGTTGAAAAAATCTTACCTAACAACAAATAA
- the pduM gene encoding PduM family microcompartment protein — translation MINDQEKLIDAVMKVIETRSHNTFKVESTGKVPDAEVFLVNKKTIISSLDLSFVRDLNDFNLKNPWVDWIQKGLSYDAEFEMKLGFSNLQLLPWNLLVRTPFTFYSKDDKLVSAIQRSAITRNDVMFLEPGSYLLKGQHQLITDYAKEELYTRKIETVERIEENVHGNCGW, via the coding sequence ATGATAAACGATCAAGAGAAACTTATTGACGCTGTTATGAAAGTCATCGAAACAAGATCACATAATACTTTCAAGGTTGAAAGCACAGGTAAAGTTCCTGATGCTGAAGTTTTCTTGGTAAATAAAAAAACTATCATATCGTCATTGGATTTGTCATTCGTTCGTGATTTGAATGATTTCAATTTGAAAAATCCATGGGTCGATTGGATTCAGAAGGGATTAAGCTACGATGCTGAATTTGAAATGAAACTCGGATTTTCAAATTTGCAGTTGTTACCTTGGAACTTGTTAGTCCGAACACCGTTTACTTTTTACAGTAAAGATGACAAATTAGTTAGTGCTATTCAAAGGTCAGCTATCACTAGAAACGATGTAATGTTTTTAGAGCCTGGTAGTTACTTGTTGAAAGGTCAACATCAACTAATTACGGACTATGCAAAAGAAGAATTATATACAAGAAAAATAGAGACAGTGGAAAGGATTGAAGAAAATGTACATGGGAATTGTGGTTGGTAG
- a CDS encoding propanediol/glycerol family dehydratase medium subunit: MSEEINEKLLREIIRQVITETKSSEKKVDFGSSSSNNSASTATATKPAPGTDAPLKLDWFKHVGPAKKGTSSDEVVIAVLPGFAEHMTENLKGIKHKDILRQVTAGIEEQGLKARVIKVYRTADVSFAGAEGDKYSGSGVAIAIQSKGTTIIHQKDLEPLSNLELFPQAPVIDLDTYRAIGANAARYAKGESPSPVPTVNDQMARVKYQAKSALMHIKETKYVVTGKGPDEIEVNFD, encoded by the coding sequence ATGAGTGAAGAAATCAATGAGAAATTACTTAGAGAAATAATTCGTCAAGTTATTACAGAAACAAAATCATCAGAAAAGAAAGTTGATTTTGGTAGTAGTTCATCAAACAATTCTGCTTCAACTGCTACAGCAACTAAGCCAGCACCAGGTACAGATGCACCTCTTAAGCTAGATTGGTTCAAGCATGTTGGTCCAGCTAAGAAGGGTACTTCATCAGATGAAGTTGTTATCGCTGTTTTACCTGGATTTGCTGAACATATGACAGAAAACTTGAAGGGTATCAAGCACAAGGATATTCTTCGTCAAGTTACTGCCGGAATTGAAGAGCAAGGACTAAAGGCTCGAGTTATCAAAGTTTACCGTACTGCCGATGTTTCATTTGCCGGTGCTGAAGGTGACAAGTACTCAGGTTCAGGTGTTGCTATTGCTATTCAATCAAAGGGTACAACAATTATTCACCAAAAGGATTTGGAACCATTATCAAACCTTGAATTGTTCCCACAAGCACCAGTTATTGACCTTGATACTTATCGTGCTATTGGTGCAAATGCTGCTAGATATGCCAAAGGTGAATCACCTTCACCTGTTCCAACTGTTAATGATCAGATGGCACGTGTTAAGTATCAAGCTAAATCAGCTTTGATGCATATTAAGGAAACTAAATATGTTGTCACTGGAAAGGGACCAGACGAAATCGAAGTCAACTTCGACTAA